The Planococcus liqunii genome includes a region encoding these proteins:
- a CDS encoding GNAT family N-acetyltransferase → MTIKKCTLDDVVELQAVSKETFTETFQEQNSPEHLNAYLERAYNLELLKRELANPSSHFYFVLYGQQVAGYLKINTGDAQSEEMGDDSLEVERIYVKKAFQKHGLGKQLLNKAMEMALELNKSKVWLGVWEENDNAIAFYQKKGFVQTGAHSFFMGDDEQIDLIMTKSLQ, encoded by the coding sequence ATGACAATAAAGAAGTGCACCTTGGATGACGTAGTCGAACTCCAAGCGGTCAGCAAAGAAACATTTACGGAAACCTTCCAGGAACAAAATTCACCGGAACATTTGAATGCCTATTTGGAACGGGCTTATAATCTAGAGCTATTGAAACGTGAATTAGCCAACCCGTCTTCCCACTTTTACTTTGTTCTATACGGCCAGCAAGTCGCGGGTTATTTGAAAATCAATACCGGGGATGCCCAGTCGGAAGAAATGGGCGACGATTCGCTGGAAGTGGAACGGATTTATGTAAAAAAAGCTTTTCAGAAACATGGTCTCGGAAAACAGCTGCTGAACAAAGCGATGGAAATGGCTTTGGAGCTGAACAAGTCGAAGGTCTGGCTTGGGGTATGGGAAGAAAATGACAACGCAATTGCGTTTTATCAGAAAAAAGGATTTGTGCAAACTGGCGCCCATTCGTTCTTTATGGGCGACGACGAACAAATTGACTTGATCATGACAAAATCACTCCAATAA
- a CDS encoding MarR family winged helix-turn-helix transcriptional regulator: MKEILREIGMIARALDSISNIEFKEFDLTKGQYLYLVRICENPGIIQEQLIDLIKVDRSTATRAIQKMEANGFIEKKDDPRNKKIKKLFPTDKCNAVYPFIKRENDHSNKVALDGFSELEEEMAFELLQRIRKNIETDWDFVKKGNKRDY; encoded by the coding sequence ATGAAAGAAATTCTGCGCGAAATCGGCATGATTGCCCGGGCCCTGGATTCCATCAGCAATATCGAATTCAAGGAATTCGATTTGACCAAAGGCCAGTATTTGTATTTGGTGCGGATCTGCGAGAACCCTGGAATTATCCAGGAACAATTAATCGACTTGATCAAAGTCGACCGCTCCACCGCTACACGAGCGATTCAGAAGATGGAGGCAAACGGGTTTATTGAGAAAAAAGACGATCCGCGCAATAAGAAAATTAAAAAGCTGTTTCCGACAGACAAATGCAACGCTGTCTATCCGTTTATCAAACGGGAAAACGATCACTCCAATAAAGTGGCATTGGACGGTTTTTCTGAGCTGGAAGAAGAAATGGCTTTTGAATTGCTGCAGCGGATCCGGAAGAACATCGAAACGGATTGGGATTTTGTGAAAAAAGGAAACAAGCGGGATTATTAA
- a CDS encoding four-helix bundle copper-binding protein, translating into MAHDQHQELIQILHECVAACNHCFDACLQEEDVKMMVQCIRLDRECAEICAFLEQTISRNSPFVTELARVCAAICDACGDECAKHADHHDHCKQCAEACRKCAEACRNIA; encoded by the coding sequence ATGGCTCATGATCAGCATCAGGAACTCATCCAAATTTTGCACGAGTGCGTTGCGGCGTGCAACCACTGTTTTGACGCTTGCCTGCAGGAGGAAGACGTGAAAATGATGGTTCAGTGCATCCGCTTGGACCGGGAATGTGCAGAGATCTGCGCCTTTTTGGAACAGACAATTTCCAGAAATTCACCGTTTGTAACGGAACTGGCCAGAGTATGCGCTGCAATTTGTGATGCATGCGGCGACGAATGTGCGAAGCACGCAGACCACCACGACCATTGCAAACAGTGTGCGGAGGCTTGCCGCAAATGTGCAGAAGCTTGCCGCAATATCGCGTAG
- a CDS encoding MFS transporter produces the protein MNYKRFIYYQGTIGMASSMIFPFYILLIKNVGNSYAQFGWAYGLFALTAALCYPLIGKYADRVGDKTLLNIYSWGMAILLLCFPLATEVYHVYILQVLMGVLGAVQKNSEKTVLARYVTKELAGTQIGRYHVWTSIAAAIAVIGTGYLVDFLTIATIFYIASLVYAWSGIQLMKLKETGAEI, from the coding sequence ATGAATTATAAACGTTTCATCTATTATCAAGGCACCATCGGCATGGCGTCCAGCATGATTTTCCCGTTTTATATTCTGCTAATCAAAAATGTCGGAAACAGCTACGCACAATTCGGCTGGGCCTATGGGCTGTTTGCGCTGACAGCGGCGCTGTGCTATCCGCTGATTGGGAAATACGCAGACCGCGTCGGCGACAAGACTTTGTTAAATATCTATTCCTGGGGAATGGCAATCCTTCTCCTTTGTTTCCCTTTGGCCACTGAAGTTTATCATGTCTACATCCTGCAGGTGCTGATGGGCGTACTTGGGGCAGTCCAAAAAAACTCAGAAAAAACCGTACTGGCGCGCTATGTAACAAAAGAATTGGCCGGCACCCAAATCGGACGCTATCATGTATGGACGTCCATTGCGGCAGCCATTGCAGTGATTGGCACCGGATACCTCGTCGACTTCCTGACGATTGCCACGATTTTTTACATTGCTTCTCTTGTCTACGCCTGGAGTGGGATACAGTTAATGAAATTGAAGGAAACTGGAGCGGAAATTTGA
- a CDS encoding sigma factor-like helix-turn-helix DNA-binding protein, which yields MEVRAEQANLTRKVLGLPIKYREAVLLYYYQEFATKEISRLLNCPENTVKTRLRRAKKLLKDQVDASE from the coding sequence GTGGAAGTCCGAGCGGAACAAGCCAATTTAACAAGAAAAGTATTGGGGCTTCCAATTAAATACCGGGAAGCCGTCCTTCTATACTATTACCAGGAATTCGCGACGAAAGAAATCAGCCGGTTGCTGAACTGCCCGGAGAACACAGTCAAAACGAGGTTGAGAAGAGCGAAGAAGCTGTTGAAAGACCAAGTCGATGCAAGCGAATAG
- a CDS encoding 2-hydroxyacid dehydrogenase, producing MKPKVFIARPVPPAVEAYIAEYCDYKIWDKQERIPNTVLLEEAKSVDGLLVQNPPITREFLAQVPQVKIISNTSVGYDSFDVEAMKEFSVIGTHTPFVLDETVADLVFALILSAARRVSEMDSFVKQGKWTKDTKPKELFGVDVHHATLGIVGMGRIGEKIVRRAVHGFEMNVLFHATTPKPELEEKYGIRYSPLDELLEKSDFVVLIVPLTESTRRLLGAEQFRRMKPTAYLINAARGAVVDEQALIDALEAGEIAGAALDVFEQEPVDPGNPLLKMKQVTAVPHIGSATAKTREAMVMKAAENLVAGVTGGIPENVMKELKELVDTKSE from the coding sequence TTGAAACCAAAAGTATTCATTGCAAGGCCGGTGCCGCCGGCAGTAGAAGCCTATATAGCCGAATACTGCGACTACAAAATCTGGGACAAACAAGAACGCATTCCGAACACTGTGTTGCTGGAAGAAGCGAAAAGCGTGGATGGCCTGCTAGTCCAGAATCCGCCGATTACCCGTGAATTTCTTGCACAAGTGCCGCAGGTGAAAATCATCAGCAATACATCGGTCGGGTATGATTCGTTTGATGTGGAAGCGATGAAAGAATTCAGCGTAATCGGTACGCATACGCCATTTGTACTGGACGAAACAGTGGCTGATCTGGTCTTTGCGCTCATCCTGTCAGCCGCAAGACGAGTATCGGAAATGGACAGTTTTGTAAAACAAGGGAAGTGGACCAAAGACACAAAGCCGAAGGAATTGTTTGGAGTAGATGTACATCATGCCACGCTGGGGATTGTCGGAATGGGGCGCATTGGGGAGAAAATCGTCAGAAGAGCCGTCCATGGGTTTGAAATGAATGTCCTTTTCCACGCGACGACGCCAAAACCGGAGCTTGAAGAAAAATACGGCATCCGCTACAGCCCGTTGGACGAGCTGCTGGAAAAATCCGATTTTGTCGTATTGATTGTCCCGTTGACCGAGTCGACTCGTCGTCTATTGGGGGCGGAGCAGTTCCGCCGGATGAAACCCACAGCCTATTTAATCAATGCCGCAAGAGGAGCCGTGGTAGACGAACAGGCTTTAATCGATGCACTGGAAGCGGGAGAAATTGCCGGTGCGGCACTCGATGTGTTTGAACAGGAGCCGGTCGACCCGGGAAATCCGTTGTTGAAGATGAAGCAAGTGACGGCAGTGCCGCATATTGGTTCAGCGACGGCCAAAACCCGCGAGGCGATGGTCATGAAAGCTGCTGAAAATTTGGTGGCCGGAGTAACAGGTGGCATTCCGGAAAATGTGATGAAAGAATTGAAAGAGCTGGTGGATACGAAGAGCGAATGA
- a CDS encoding ABC transporter ATP-binding protein, producing MKNVILEVKHLTKIYTGKGFEVEALKDVSFNLYMGEFVAIMGTSGSGKSTLLNVIGALDEPTSGKIRLNGVDSEAFFTEPKATDYRRKNIGFIFQAYNLLKDLTVEENISLPLLIKGESEEVIDSKTSNMIERMGLTKWKTHRPVQLSGGQQQRVAIGRALIGDPPILLADELTGNLDANTSEEILDVLTSVKKEPYQCILVVTHDPKVASYADRVLFFHDGKIVNEYECTGNQNLEHIMKISKGIITGSIV from the coding sequence ATGAAAAATGTCATTTTGGAAGTTAAGCACCTTACAAAAATCTATACAGGAAAAGGTTTTGAAGTAGAGGCGCTAAAAGACGTTTCGTTCAATTTATATATGGGTGAATTTGTTGCAATTATGGGAACGAGCGGCTCTGGAAAAAGCACGCTGCTTAATGTGATTGGCGCATTGGATGAACCGACCAGTGGAAAAATACGTCTGAACGGTGTAGATTCGGAAGCTTTCTTTACAGAGCCTAAAGCGACAGATTACCGAAGAAAAAACATCGGCTTTATTTTTCAGGCATATAATTTGTTGAAGGACTTAACTGTTGAAGAAAATATTTCATTGCCTTTGCTCATAAAAGGCGAGTCAGAGGAAGTAATCGACAGTAAAACTAGCAACATGATCGAACGGATGGGTTTAACAAAGTGGAAGACGCATCGTCCTGTCCAATTATCCGGAGGGCAGCAACAGCGGGTGGCCATCGGTCGCGCTCTTATAGGTGATCCACCGATTTTGTTGGCGGACGAATTGACAGGGAACTTAGACGCCAATACTTCTGAAGAAATTCTGGATGTGTTGACTTCTGTGAAAAAAGAACCCTATCAATGCATACTTGTAGTTACACACGATCCAAAAGTCGCCAGCTATGCAGATCGCGTGCTATTTTTTCATGATGGCAAAATTGTCAACGAGTATGAGTGTACTGGGAATCAGAATCTTGAACACATCATGAAAATTTCCAAAGGGATCATCACAGGTTCAATCGTATGA
- a CDS encoding GNAT family N-acetyltransferase, which yields METKLISNEQDLKKAFMIREQVFVNEQGVAIEDEFDEFDTLNSPCKHILVFHEGQAVGTGRIRFLAQTGKLERICILEPYRKLGIGKIIIGSLEGIAESQGAAQVKLHGQTQAEGFYKKLGYESRTAVFMEDGIPHIVMTKDLSQGKRA from the coding sequence ATGGAAACCAAACTTATATCGAATGAACAAGACTTAAAGAAAGCCTTCATGATTCGGGAACAAGTCTTTGTTAACGAACAGGGGGTGGCGATAGAAGATGAATTTGATGAGTTTGACACACTCAACAGTCCATGCAAGCACATACTGGTATTTCATGAGGGGCAAGCTGTCGGGACGGGGAGAATCCGATTCCTGGCGCAAACAGGGAAACTGGAACGAATTTGCATTTTGGAACCGTACCGAAAACTGGGAATCGGTAAAATCATCATCGGGTCTTTGGAGGGAATTGCTGAAAGCCAAGGCGCAGCGCAAGTGAAATTGCACGGACAGACGCAGGCAGAAGGCTTCTATAAAAAACTAGGCTATGAGAGCCGCACGGCTGTCTTTATGGAAGACGGAATCCCTCATATTGTCATGACGAAAGATTTGTCTCAAGGAAAACGAGCATGA
- a CDS encoding universal stress protein has product MDFAYKQILAAVDGSDEAAWAFKKAVEIALRNKSVLNLIYVVDTRSYSAMTKRVPDVDDRVFDHGKELLERYKRNALDAGIPEVNVFIAAGSPYKVISRDYAKRVEADLIVCGAQGLNAVERYLMGSVSQHIVRSSHCDVLVVRTGDTEDAAEAERA; this is encoded by the coding sequence GTGGATTTTGCGTATAAACAAATTTTGGCAGCAGTGGATGGGTCAGATGAAGCTGCATGGGCATTCAAGAAGGCTGTGGAAATTGCGCTTCGAAACAAGTCCGTATTGAATTTAATCTACGTCGTCGATACCCGTTCGTATTCCGCAATGACGAAGCGTGTTCCAGATGTTGATGACCGGGTTTTCGATCACGGGAAGGAACTGCTCGAACGCTACAAAAGAAATGCGCTAGATGCAGGCATCCCAGAAGTAAATGTGTTTATTGCTGCCGGATCGCCGTATAAAGTCATCTCACGCGACTACGCAAAACGGGTGGAAGCGGATTTAATCGTCTGCGGGGCCCAAGGCTTAAATGCCGTGGAACGATATTTGATGGGAAGTGTATCCCAACACATCGTCCGCAGCAGCCATTGCGATGTTCTTGTAGTCCGGACAGGCGACACAGAAGACGCGGCAGAAGCAGAAAGAGCTTAA
- a CDS encoding FMN-binding negative transcriptional regulator — MFIPKQFKVSDFEEIREFVQQNSFGTLVTTRKGRPIATHLPLQLVKEDEDTFITGHMAYGNPQWRTFEANDEVLVMLQGPHAYISSSWYEHENVPTWNYQSVHIYGAAQLLSEEELKQDLTKLLLKYEEHRENPVLWDKLSPALLEKEVKGIVGFKIKVKEIQAANKLSQNRNAQDYENIVAKLHEEKDPNSHRLAEVMEKKTPAPKS, encoded by the coding sequence ATGTTCATTCCAAAACAGTTTAAAGTCAGCGATTTTGAAGAAATCCGGGAATTTGTCCAGCAAAACTCCTTTGGGACACTGGTCACTACTCGAAAAGGAAGGCCTATTGCCACCCACCTCCCTTTGCAGTTGGTCAAAGAAGATGAAGATACCTTTATAACTGGCCATATGGCGTACGGCAATCCACAGTGGCGCACATTTGAAGCGAATGATGAGGTTCTGGTCATGCTCCAAGGCCCGCATGCCTACATCTCCTCTTCCTGGTACGAGCACGAAAACGTTCCGACGTGGAACTACCAATCGGTCCATATTTACGGAGCGGCCCAGCTATTAAGCGAGGAAGAATTGAAACAGGACTTGACGAAACTATTATTGAAATACGAAGAGCACCGGGAGAACCCGGTCTTATGGGACAAGCTGTCTCCTGCTTTATTGGAAAAAGAAGTGAAAGGCATTGTCGGATTTAAAATCAAGGTTAAAGAGATCCAGGCAGCAAACAAATTAAGCCAGAACCGCAATGCACAGGATTATGAAAATATTGTTGCGAAACTTCACGAAGAAAAAGATCCGAATTCCCATCGGCTGGCAGAGGTAATGGAGAAGAAAACACCCGCGCCAAAGAGTTAA
- a CDS encoding S26 family signal peptidase: MNKLKREMDAFIGSNPRFKESLKQKIRMEIKNVNQVEASSKRKSPIKYVAVFVLLLSAISVFLVLNLNKGEPEPQNTNFGQPETAVLTDLGTETEIAFFTEYDTPMEILNFKYDAMDRGNHEYTVYPLLIDPQAYEDKSVSRGDVIVYKMEAFDGKKKTVSRIIGLPGETIEIKEGQVYVDGQRLDTFYGKANRMGIGSLEEYVAALKAQGAEQNVGSMKEIFSQTTPAFRLAEDEVFVAGDDWFRGSQETLLLSEIEGEVMGYVK, encoded by the coding sequence ATGAACAAGCTTAAGCGAGAGATGGATGCGTTTATCGGAAGCAATCCCCGGTTCAAGGAGTCCTTGAAACAAAAGATAAGAATGGAAATCAAAAATGTTAATCAGGTAGAAGCTTCTTCTAAAAGAAAGAGCCCCATTAAATACGTCGCCGTCTTTGTGCTTCTCCTGTCAGCTATCAGCGTATTTTTAGTGCTGAATTTGAATAAAGGTGAGCCTGAACCGCAAAATACAAATTTCGGCCAGCCGGAAACTGCTGTCCTGACGGATCTCGGCACGGAGACAGAAATTGCTTTTTTTACGGAATACGATACGCCGATGGAAATCCTGAACTTTAAGTATGATGCGATGGACCGGGGGAATCATGAATACACTGTTTATCCTTTATTGATTGATCCGCAAGCTTATGAAGACAAATCCGTTTCCAGAGGAGATGTGATTGTCTATAAAATGGAAGCATTTGATGGGAAAAAGAAGACCGTCTCCCGAATAATCGGGCTTCCGGGGGAAACAATCGAAATCAAGGAAGGGCAAGTCTATGTCGATGGCCAGCGGCTGGATACTTTTTATGGCAAGGCAAATCGGATGGGCATCGGGTCTCTTGAGGAATACGTCGCCGCCCTGAAAGCGCAAGGGGCTGAACAGAATGTCGGATCGATGAAAGAAATCTTTTCACAGACGACACCTGCATTCCGACTGGCTGAAGATGAAGTGTTTGTCGCGGGCGATGATTGGTTTAGAGGCAGCCAGGAAACGCTTCTGCTTTCTGAAATTGAAGGAGAAGTAATGGGGTATGTAAAATGA
- a CDS encoding helix-turn-helix transcriptional regulator: MNQQELIEVVSQKMRLIRLENEFSQEEMSKILGLSKKTLIQIEKGRAEASWNVAVTCVALFEQSEILQNGLGDDPLEVVRLVTFNNIEQASTKTMGGKVWWKELEKRGAYKLQQNVVSQHFRIIDEANYRCFSSFDEEEAKLHLNTLERKAKDLGLKKSSN, translated from the coding sequence ATGAATCAACAAGAATTAATTGAAGTTGTATCGCAAAAGATGCGATTGATCCGGCTGGAAAATGAATTTTCACAAGAAGAAATGTCGAAAATTTTGGGTCTCTCCAAAAAGACATTGATTCAAATTGAAAAAGGCAGAGCCGAAGCGAGCTGGAATGTAGCGGTAACGTGTGTGGCGTTATTTGAGCAAAGTGAAATTCTGCAGAACGGTTTAGGGGATGACCCGTTGGAAGTGGTCCGGTTGGTAACGTTCAACAACATCGAACAGGCTTCCACTAAGACGATGGGCGGGAAGGTTTGGTGGAAAGAACTTGAAAAAAGGGGAGCGTACAAGCTGCAGCAGAATGTGGTGAGCCAGCATTTCCGGATTATCGATGAGGCCAATTACCGCTGTTTCAGTTCGTTTGATGAGGAAGAAGCGAAGCTGCATTTAAATACGCTGGAGCGAAAAGCAAAGGATTTAGGCTTGAAGAAATCTTCAAATTGA
- a CDS encoding YczE/YyaS/YitT family protein: MKKPYARFAFFLLGIMGLALGISLTILSGLGTSPFDAVLVGLSIKVGLTVGSWEVLLAVLMIGCNSLLTRQRPELLGLVTAVITGIGIDLWLFLLGSLIIPDMWVGKAVCFSIGLILIGAGTATYLLTNFAPIPIDRLTLIIKDLMRTDLFVSRTLIYLGFLIVAFLVGGPIGIGTVLTVCFGGLILNFFMKPIGKAVNATLNLES; the protein is encoded by the coding sequence ATGAAGAAGCCATACGCAAGATTTGCATTTTTTCTGCTGGGGATCATGGGACTGGCCCTTGGCATTTCCTTAACTATTTTATCCGGCTTAGGGACGTCGCCATTTGATGCCGTTTTGGTGGGTTTGTCTATTAAGGTGGGGCTAACCGTTGGGAGTTGGGAAGTCTTGCTGGCTGTCCTCATGATCGGCTGCAATTCTTTACTGACCAGGCAACGGCCGGAATTGTTGGGACTGGTCACAGCAGTCATCACAGGAATTGGAATCGATCTATGGCTTTTTCTCTTGGGCAGCTTAATCATTCCGGATATGTGGGTGGGCAAGGCCGTCTGTTTTTCCATTGGGCTGATTCTGATCGGAGCGGGGACCGCCACTTATCTTCTTACAAATTTCGCCCCCATTCCGATAGACCGGTTGACCTTAATCATTAAGGACTTAATGCGAACCGACCTCTTTGTTTCACGGACGCTGATCTATCTTGGCTTCTTGATTGTGGCTTTTCTCGTAGGCGGACCGATTGGCATTGGAACGGTTTTAACGGTTTGTTTTGGAGGATTGATCCTTAATTTCTTTATGAAGCCAATCGGGAAGGCCGTGAACGCAACGCTCAATTTAGAATCATAA
- a CDS encoding NAD(P)H-dependent oxidoreductase, producing the protein MEKRILCIVANPDTRADSFSSSVSRAFLDELRASQSDYEVKEVDIFETELPALDFNSENRVKEAEGKTKEYGLLLEQIADAEAVVFITQTIGFGIPGHLKSWIEVLVATRNTQKLANKKGFHLQIEDDTLVPVFQLKEHDFLRNFLKECSMDMLETCALRHFHQERSEPDNFLMELIQDAREAARDFSGFLKR; encoded by the coding sequence ATGGAAAAAAGAATTCTATGCATTGTCGCAAACCCGGACACCCGGGCCGATTCTTTCAGTTCGTCCGTTTCCAGAGCATTCTTGGATGAGCTGCGCGCCAGCCAGTCAGATTACGAAGTCAAGGAAGTGGATATATTTGAAACAGAGCTGCCGGCTTTGGATTTCAATTCAGAAAACAGAGTGAAAGAGGCAGAAGGGAAAACGAAGGAATACGGTCTTTTGCTTGAACAAATAGCGGATGCAGAAGCTGTGGTCTTCATTACACAAACGATTGGGTTCGGGATTCCAGGCCACTTAAAGTCATGGATCGAAGTATTGGTGGCAACAAGAAACACGCAGAAACTGGCAAATAAAAAAGGCTTCCACTTGCAGATAGAAGACGACACGCTCGTTCCGGTCTTCCAGTTGAAAGAACATGATTTTTTACGGAATTTTCTAAAGGAATGTTCCATGGATATGTTGGAAACCTGTGCACTAAGGCATTTTCACCAGGAAAGGAGCGAACCCGACAACTTCCTGATGGAATTGATACAGGATGCAAGAGAAGCGGCCCGGGACTTTTCAGGGTTTCTTAAACGGTAA
- a CDS encoding sigma-70 family RNA polymerase sigma factor, which translates to MARDIRESEISDEQMEKIMDNCGEELIRLAYFYVKDWQAAEDIVQEVFLSYYQKSHQFDKRSSLRTYLSKITINKCHDHLRSWKNKRALFTDAVRKKVS; encoded by the coding sequence GTGGCTAGAGACATACGCGAATCTGAAATAAGCGATGAGCAGATGGAAAAGATTATGGACAACTGCGGCGAAGAATTGATTCGCCTGGCTTATTTTTACGTCAAGGATTGGCAGGCTGCCGAGGACATTGTGCAGGAAGTCTTCCTATCTTATTATCAAAAGTCCCATCAGTTTGATAAGCGATCCTCCCTGAGAACGTACCTTTCCAAAATAACCATCAATAAATGCCATGACCATTTGAGAAGCTGGAAAAATAAGCGGGCTTTATTCACGGATGCTGTCAGGAAGAAAGTCTCATGA
- a CDS encoding FAD-binding oxidoreductase, translating to MKAMKKIGMVLLYFFILCLSGYFYSAHLHDTTAEVHQRLLPIKIKTVKPGTDEMELQQLVENANQKGDILTIAGMQHSQGGQTVYPDGIMVDMKPYNQILEVNEDAKTVTVQSGATWADIQEAVNPYGLSLKVSQSQNIFTVGGSLSVNAHGLDIRHGGLSDTVLSMRVLTADGEIRNLSPTENKELFYAVISGYGLFGIIMDVTLKLTEDELYVTETQSMDFRDYPAYFKEQVKGNPEAKMHLARLSIAPESLLEEMYAITYETAPDQSKLPEHNQLKTENLVAVPKFFLGLSRINDAGKETFWKTQKTYTEGIDGKHVSRNNVMRSDSEFMEYDNSRKTEVLQEYFVPVDEFESYIPELKAILEAHPDFNLLNVTVRYVGKNDNAVLSYAKEDMFSLVLLINQGTDPESVADTREIVQEMIDVTLAHRGSYYLPYFGYPTKAQMQKAYPRTDEFFELKDRYDPDHRFKNLFYEEYRP from the coding sequence GTGAAAGCGATGAAAAAAATCGGGATGGTTTTATTATACTTCTTTATTTTGTGCTTATCGGGATACTTCTATTCCGCTCATCTCCATGATACCACTGCAGAAGTGCACCAGCGGCTCTTGCCCATCAAAATCAAAACGGTAAAACCAGGGACAGACGAAATGGAACTGCAGCAGCTTGTGGAAAATGCAAACCAAAAAGGAGACATTCTTACCATTGCCGGCATGCAGCACAGCCAAGGCGGGCAGACGGTGTATCCCGATGGCATCATGGTCGATATGAAGCCGTACAATCAAATACTCGAAGTCAATGAAGACGCCAAGACAGTAACCGTTCAAAGTGGAGCCACATGGGCGGATATTCAGGAAGCGGTCAATCCGTATGGCCTGTCGCTGAAAGTCAGCCAGTCGCAAAACATTTTTACCGTCGGCGGCTCCTTGAGCGTCAATGCCCATGGCCTGGACATCCGCCACGGCGGCTTGTCGGATACGGTATTGTCGATGCGCGTTCTGACTGCCGACGGAGAGATCCGGAACTTGAGCCCGACAGAAAATAAAGAGCTGTTTTATGCAGTGATTAGCGGATATGGCTTGTTTGGCATCATTATGGATGTGACTTTAAAGCTTACCGAAGACGAGCTGTATGTCACGGAAACCCAAAGCATGGATTTCCGGGATTATCCGGCATATTTCAAAGAACAAGTGAAAGGGAATCCGGAAGCCAAAATGCATTTGGCCCGGCTTTCCATTGCACCGGAATCGCTGCTGGAAGAAATGTATGCCATCACGTATGAGACGGCTCCGGACCAAAGCAAGCTTCCTGAGCACAACCAGTTGAAAACGGAAAACCTCGTGGCGGTGCCGAAGTTTTTCCTCGGACTGTCACGCATCAATGATGCCGGAAAAGAAACATTTTGGAAGACCCAGAAAACGTATACGGAAGGGATAGACGGGAAGCACGTTTCAAGAAACAACGTCATGCGATCAGACTCGGAATTCATGGAATACGACAATAGCCGGAAAACGGAAGTGCTTCAGGAATATTTCGTTCCCGTCGATGAATTTGAATCGTATATTCCCGAACTGAAAGCCATTTTGGAAGCCCATCCTGATTTCAACCTATTGAATGTCACCGTCCGCTACGTCGGCAAAAATGACAATGCCGTTTTGTCGTATGCCAAAGAAGATATGTTTTCTTTGGTGCTGCTCATCAACCAAGGAACCGACCCGGAAAGTGTGGCAGATACTCGGGAAATCGTGCAGGAAATGATTGATGTAACACTCGCCCATCGCGGCAGTTATTATTTGCCTTATTTCGGCTATCCGACCAAAGCGCAAATGCAGAAAGCGTATCCGAGAACCGATGAATTCTTCGAGCTGAAAGACCGCTACGATCCGGACCACCGTTTCAAAAATCTGTTTTATGAGGAGTATCGGCCATGA